CGGCGGATCCGCGGGTGTCGGGGTCGAGGTGACGGTCGCGGTGGAACTCGGCACACCGGCCGGAGTGCCGCCCGCAGTCGTTGCGGGCGATGACGGAGCACCGGTGCACGCTGCGAGCGTCCCGACGATGGTGAGCCCGACGGCAAAAGCGAAAACAGCGCCCGCTGCGCGCCGAAGACCTGGGCGCCGATGAGGTGAGTACTGGAGCATATGACGACCTTCGTGACACGAGAACGAAGTGCGCGGTCCGACGGTGGTCCGCTCATGCGACGCGAGGACGCGTGCTCAGGAACCCTATCAACTGATGCATGTGCGTTCCCGCATTTGCGATGCTGACGGCACGCCGATTCCAGCTTCCGACCGCGGAATCGCGCGGAACAATGCGCATCAGACGCCCAGCCGCCCCCCGGTAGAATCGATGCTCGTGACTCCCGAACAACTTGCTGCGACCCTGTACGACATCATTCAGCCGATTGTCGCGCGTCGCCGTGAGTCGAACGGCTCCGACCTGGCATTCGAACCGAGTGCGGTCGCGTTGGAACGCCCGAAGAATCGCGAGCACGGCGACTGGGCCACCAACGTCGCGATGCGGCTGGCCAAGCCGCTGGGAGCGAATCCGCGCGAGCTGGCCGCAGAGATTGCGGATGCCGCATCCGGAATCGACGGCGTCGCATCCGCAGAAGTGGCCGGGCCCGGTTTCATCAACTTCCGCCTGGACGCGGCGGCCGCAGGACTGCTCGCGAAGACGATCGTCGACGCGGGGGAGGCGTTCGGCACAGGTCATCTGTACGACGGCATCCGGATCAATCTCGAGTTCGTGTCTGCGAACCCGACGGGGCCGATCCACATGGGCGGAGTGCGCTGGGCGGCCGTCGGCGACAGTCTCGCGCGCGTGCTCGCGGCAGAGGGTGCTGAGGTCACCCGCGAGTACTACTTCAACGACCACGGTTCGCAGATCGACCGATTCGCCCGCAGTCTCCTCGCCGCGTACCTCGGCGAGGAGACCCCGGAAGACGGCTACGGGGGAGCCTACATCGGCGACATCGCCGAGCAGGTCGTCACCCGCTACGACGGAGACCTCGCGGCGTTGCCCCGCGAGGACCAGCAGGAAGTGTTCCGCTCAATAGGCACCGAACTGATGTTCGCCGAGATCACATCGAAGCTACACGGGTTCGGCGTCGACTTCGACGTCTACTTCCACGAGGACTCCCTGCACGAATCCGGTGCGGTCGACCGTGCGATCGAGCGGCTGCGCGAACTCGGCCACGTTTTCGAGGAGGACGGCGCCATCTGGCTGCGCACTACCACGTTCGGGGACGACCGCGACCGTGTCATCATCCGCAGCAACGGCGAGCCGGCGTACATCTCCGGCGACCTCGGCTACTACCTGAACAAGCGTGAGCGCGGCTTCGATCAGAATCTGATCATGCTCGGCGCCGACCACCACGGCTACATCGGCCGCATGATGGCTATGGTCGAGGCGTTCGGCGACGAGCCCGGCATCAACCTGCAGATCCTGATCGGTCAGATGGTCAGCCTGCTGCGCGACGGCGAACCGGTCAAGATGTCCAAGCGCGCAGGCAACATCGTCACCCTCGACGACCTCGTCGACGCCGTCGGTGTGGATGCCGGCCGCTATGCACTCGTGCGCTCCTCCAGCGACTCGCCGCTGGAGATCGACCTCGACCTGCTCGGCAAGCACACGAACGAGAACCCTGTGTTCTATGTGCAATACGCGCACGCACGCACCCGGTCCGTTGACCGCAACGCGGCGGCGTCCGGAGTCGACCGCAGCGCGTTCGCCCCTGAGCTGTTGACCCACGAGACCGAATCGGCGCTGCTCGGCGCTTTGCAGGAGTATCCGCGGATCGTCGCACTTGCAGCCGAATTGCGTGAGCCGCATCGCATCGCCCGCTTCATCGAAGAGATCGCCGGGCTCTACCACCGCTGGTACGACAACTGCCGGGTCATTCCGCTCGGCGACGAGCCCGTCGGTGACGTGCATCGCACCCGATTGTGGCTGAACGACGCAGCGGGCCAGGTCATCCGCAACGGGCTCGGCCTGGTCGGCGTGTCCGCTCCAGAACGGATGTAGCGGGGAACGAAGTATGACGATGAGCGGCATAGACCTGATCGGCGATCGGAGGGCGCGTTGACGGCCAGAGAAACCATCAGCGATTCCGCAACGACGGAAAGGTTCATACCGCTTCGGACGACCGCGCCGCGCCGACCCCGTTGGTTGCTCATTTTCGCGTCGGTATTCGCCGCCGTGGTCGTGCTCGCGGCATTCTTCTTCGTTGCGGATGCGATCATCCGGTCATCAGCCGAGACCGGCGTCGCCAAACAGATCAGTTCGGAGCTGCCCGCAAACGTTGTGGCAAAGGACTTGACCGTTCAGATCGGAGGCGTCTCAGTGATCGGGCAATATCTTGCCGGGTCGTTCGATGAGGTGACGCTGACCGCGAAACAGGTGACGATCAACGGCGTGCCGGTGCACGCTACGATCGTCGGTCACGGCGTGCCCACAGACCTGGCCAAGCCGACAAAGTCGATCACGAGCACGCTGACGATCTCCGAGGATGCCGCAAACAAGCTTGTCACGGTTCCCGGGGCGACCTCCCAACTTGTGTTCGGGGCCGGCACCATCGGCTACAGCGGTTCAGCGCACGTGTTCGGCTTCCCGATCTCGTTCGAAGCGACCGCGACGCCGAAAGCCGACGGGCTGGACATCCTGCTGGCACCGAAATCGGTGAAGATCACCGGCGGGCCAGCCCAGGTCGACCTTGGTGCCGTGGTCACCCAGTTGATCGGGAACAAACCGTTCCCTGTTTGCGTCGCGCAATATCTGCCGAAAGGTGCCACTGTCACCAATGTCGAGGTGACGTCGAATGCCGCAGTCGTCACCGTGTCTGCCGAGGACATCGTTCTCGACAAGGCCACGTTCGACACCCACGCGCGCTGTTCGTAACCAATTATCGGCGGGTCGGCATTCTCGGTAGACTTCGACACGTTCGCAATCGGCTCGCCGCCCGCGCGACCGACGGCTTCAGGGGCCAATCCGGGTCCGCTCGCCATCCCCTTATGTCTAGTCGTCTGATCTGCCCTGCGAGGTTTCATCCGTGGTCGCCAACCCGCTCGCCCCATCGTGGCTGCACGAGCCGGCCGACGCCAATGCGCTCGAGCCTGGCCTCTGGCCGGCCGCTAGCCGCAGGAGCGACGACGGTGCGTTGAGCATCGCCGGCGTGAGTGCGCAGGAGCTGGCCGCGCAGTTCGGCACGCCCCTGTACATCATCGACGAAGCGGATGTCCGTGCGCGCGCCGCCGACGCGCTCGCGGCCTTTACCGATGCGGTCGGCCGGATCGGCGCATCCGCGAAGGTTTACTACGCGGGCAAGGCGTTTCTCAGCACCCAGATCGCGCGCTGGGTCTCCGATGCCGGCCTCAACATCGATGTCTGCAGCGGGGGAGAGCTCGCCGTTGTGCTTGCGGCGGGGGTCGATCCGCAGCGGCTGGGTTTCCACGGCAATAACAAGTCGGTTGCGGAGATCGATCGGGCCGTGGCCGTCGGTGTTGGTGCGATTGTCATCGACAGCGAGCAGGAGATCGCTCGCGTGGCGGCGGCGGCGCGCAAACACGGTGTCGTGCAACGCGTGCGGCTGCGTGTGAACAGCGGAGTGCACGCGCACACTCACGAATTTCTCGCCACGGCCCACGAGGATCAGAAGTTCGGCGTGCCGCTGGACCAGGCGCAGCGACTCGGGTCGGCGATTCGCGCAGAATCGAGCCTGTCATTCCTCGGACTGCACTGCCACATCGGATCGCAGATCTTCGGCTCAGACGGATTCGCAGAGTCGGCGGCCCGCGTTTTAGACGTTCACGCGCGCCTGCTGGCCGACGGCCCAGTGCCCGAACTCAATTTGGGGGGCGGCTTCGGCATCGCGTATACGAGCGTCGATGAACCGTTGGTGCTCGCGCAGCTCGCCTCCCAGATCGCGGGCGCCGTCGCGGCATCGTGCGACCGGCTCGGCATCCCGGTGCCGACCGTCGCTTTCGAACCGGGCCGGGCGATCGTCGGACCGGCAGGCCTGACCCTGTACACGGTCGGCACGACCAAGCCGGTCAGCGTACTGATCGACGGGGCGAGCGCTGATCGTCTCTACGTCAGCGTCGACGGAGGCATGAGCGACAACGCCCGCTACGTTCTCTACGGCGCCGACTACTCTGTTCGCATTGCAAACCGAACATCGGATGCCGCGCCGGCGCTGGTGCGGATCGCCGGCAAACACTGCGAATCCGGCGATATCGTTGTCGATGCCGACTACCTGCCGAGCGATGTCGCCCCCGGTGATCTGCTCGCGGTGCCCGCGACCGGCGCATATTGCTGGTCGCTGTCGAGCAACTACAACTACCTGCCGCGGCCGGCCGTTGTTGCTGTCTTGGACGGCCACGCTCGCATCATCGTGCGCGGCGAGACAGAGGACGACTTGCTTGCTCATGATGTCCGCCTGCCCGCTTTGGAATCCTCATCGACAACCAAGGAGCAGCTGTGATCGCATACCGGGGCCTGAAAGTGGCCTTGCTCGGCGCCGGCTCGGTCGGCTCCCAGGTCGCGCGTTTGCTTCTCGGGCAAGGCGAGGAACTCGCATCACGTGTCGGTGCACCCCTGGAACTCGTCGGAATCGCCGTGCGCGATCTGGATGCCGCACGCGACGTTGAACTGCCGCGCGAGCTCTTGACGACGGATGCGTCCTCACTGATCCTCAGCGCCGACATCGTCGTGGAACTGATGGGCGGAATCGAGCCGGCGCGCAGCCACGTGTTGCAGGCGTTGAACTCCGGCGC
The Rathayibacter sp. SW19 DNA segment above includes these coding regions:
- the lysA gene encoding diaminopimelate decarboxylase, whose amino-acid sequence is MVANPLAPSWLHEPADANALEPGLWPAASRRSDDGALSIAGVSAQELAAQFGTPLYIIDEADVRARAADALAAFTDAVGRIGASAKVYYAGKAFLSTQIARWVSDAGLNIDVCSGGELAVVLAAGVDPQRLGFHGNNKSVAEIDRAVAVGVGAIVIDSEQEIARVAAAARKHGVVQRVRLRVNSGVHAHTHEFLATAHEDQKFGVPLDQAQRLGSAIRAESSLSFLGLHCHIGSQIFGSDGFAESAARVLDVHARLLADGPVPELNLGGGFGIAYTSVDEPLVLAQLASQIAGAVAASCDRLGIPVPTVAFEPGRAIVGPAGLTLYTVGTTKPVSVLIDGASADRLYVSVDGGMSDNARYVLYGADYSVRIANRTSDAAPALVRIAGKHCESGDIVVDADYLPSDVAPGDLLAVPATGAYCWSLSSNYNYLPRPAVVAVLDGHARIIVRGETEDDLLAHDVRLPALESSSTTKEQL
- the argS gene encoding arginine--tRNA ligase, translating into MTPEQLAATLYDIIQPIVARRRESNGSDLAFEPSAVALERPKNREHGDWATNVAMRLAKPLGANPRELAAEIADAASGIDGVASAEVAGPGFINFRLDAAAAGLLAKTIVDAGEAFGTGHLYDGIRINLEFVSANPTGPIHMGGVRWAAVGDSLARVLAAEGAEVTREYYFNDHGSQIDRFARSLLAAYLGEETPEDGYGGAYIGDIAEQVVTRYDGDLAALPREDQQEVFRSIGTELMFAEITSKLHGFGVDFDVYFHEDSLHESGAVDRAIERLRELGHVFEEDGAIWLRTTTFGDDRDRVIIRSNGEPAYISGDLGYYLNKRERGFDQNLIMLGADHHGYIGRMMAMVEAFGDEPGINLQILIGQMVSLLRDGEPVKMSKRAGNIVTLDDLVDAVGVDAGRYALVRSSSDSPLEIDLDLLGKHTNENPVFYVQYAHARTRSVDRNAAASGVDRSAFAPELLTHETESALLGALQEYPRIVALAAELREPHRIARFIEEIAGLYHRWYDNCRVIPLGDEPVGDVHRTRLWLNDAAGQVIRNGLGLVGVSAPERM
- a CDS encoding LmeA family phospholipid-binding protein — protein: MTARETISDSATTERFIPLRTTAPRRPRWLLIFASVFAAVVVLAAFFFVADAIIRSSAETGVAKQISSELPANVVAKDLTVQIGGVSVIGQYLAGSFDEVTLTAKQVTINGVPVHATIVGHGVPTDLAKPTKSITSTLTISEDAANKLVTVPGATSQLVFGAGTIGYSGSAHVFGFPISFEATATPKADGLDILLAPKSVKITGGPAQVDLGAVVTQLIGNKPFPVCVAQYLPKGATVTNVEVTSNAAVVTVSAEDIVLDKATFDTHARCS